A segment of the Streptomyces sp. NBC_01235 genome:
CGGTCGTTGTGCTGCCGTCTGCCAGTTCTGGGCGACCGGCCCTGGGGGCTGTGCCCCCCCAGACTCCCCTTCCGGCCCGAAGGGGAGTCCTCGAACGCCGGACGGAAACGCCGGACAGGCAGGCTCTACTGCTCGTCCCTGATGACCTCGCCCTGGACCACCTTGCCGTCCGGGCGGTGGATGCGGGCCTGCTGGAAGGCATCGCCCAGGGGGCTCGAGCCCGCCTCGCGGAGTTTGCGGTCGACCGTGCGTTCCGCGTAGGCGCCCACGGCCTTCTGAACCGGCGGGAGCAGCAGGAGCAGGCCGAGCGCGTCGGAGGCCAGGCCCGGGATCATCAGGAGGAGGCCGCCGAGCATCATCAGGCCGTTGCCGCCGCCACGGGTGGGAGCCGTGCCGCGCTGGAGCGCCTCGTTCAGGTTCTGGAAGGCTCGTCGGCCCGCCCGCTTGATGACCACCGAGCCGAGCAGGAACCCGGCGAGCAGCAGCAGGAAGACCGTGAATCCGCCGGCCGCGCCCGCGACCACGGACAGCAGCCAGATCTCCAGCACCAGCCACGCGGCGAGCCCCAGCGGCAGGAACGTCCGCAGGCGGGAGCGGCGGGGCCGGGTGGAGGCGGATGCTGATGCGGAAGCGGGGTACGTCGGGATCGGAGCGCCAGTCGTCATGCTCCCAGTGTGCCCGGACCCGGCTCAGAGCGGCATAAGAGGACGTTCAGCCGCCGCTGTGAGGCTCCGCGTCCTTCTTGGGCTCCACGCCCTTCAGGGGCTCCGCGTCGTCGTGAGGCTTCGCGTCGTCGTGAGGCTCCGCCTCGCCGTGGGGCTCAGCGGGGGCCTGCGGTCGTTCCGGGTGGTCGGCGGACCGTCCCGTGATCTTGCCGACCCGCTCCCCCACGCCCCACGCCGTGACCCGCCAGAGCGCCTCCACGAGGATGTCGCGGCTCATCTTGGAGTCGCCGAGTTCACGCTCGACGAAGGTGATGGGGACCTCGACGACGTGGAAGCCGGCCTTGACCGCGCGGCGGGCGAGGTCGACCTGGAAGCAGTAGCCCTGGGAGGCGACCTCGTCGAGGCCGAGGCCCTCCAGGGTCTCGCGGCGGAAGGCGCGGTAGCCGCCGGTGATGTCGCGCAGGGGGAGGTCGAGGGCGAGGCGGGAGTAGAGGCTGCCGCCGCGGGAGATGACCTCGCGGGACCTGGGCCAGTTCACCACCCGTCCGCCCGGCACCCAGCGGGAGCCCAGGACCAGGTCGGCGCCCTTGAGCGCGGTGAGCAGGCGGGGCAGTTCCTCGGGCTGGTGGGAGCCGTCGGCGTCCATCTCGATCAGCACGCCGTAGCCGTTCTCCAGGCCCCAGCGGAAGCCCGCGAGGTAGGCGGCGCCGAGACCTTCCTTGCCCTTGCGGTGCAGAACCTGGACCTGGTCGTCCCCGGCAGCCAGTTCGTCGGCGAGCTTGCCGGTGCCGTCGGGGCTGTTGTCGTCGGCCACGAGGACGTGGGCCTCGGGGACAGCCTTGCGGACCCGGCCGACGATGCTCTTGATGTTCTCCGCCTCGTTGTAGGTCGGGATGATCACCAAGGCCGTGCCGAGCGGCCCGAACCGACTCCCTCGGTCCTGTGCCGCGAGGGTCCCGTCGCCGTCGTTCACTGCTGCCCCTTCGAGTCCGTACGCAGGGGACCACCATAGTGGCCCTCGCCTGCGCTGACATGACAGGACGACCGACTGCCGGTGTCGAACAGGCGAGAGCCGGGTAAGAACGTGCTTTTGGGCTTGTATGTACGCACGTACCCGCGCACGGATGCGCGCAAGCCTGCTGCGGATGGGGGCCCGGCGCCCTTCGGGCCGGCCCGGGCCCCGCTGGCTGCGGGTCGACCGAAAGCCGTTGTCTACTGAGCGCCCGGGCCCCACCCGGGTCACACCTCCCCGACCGGCCGGAACGTCCCCTCGCTGCGGCACGGGCGCTGAGCCTGGCTGCCAGTGGCGGTGCGCCGGTGCGGCACTCCGTCCCCTGACCCAGCGGCGCCGCGGCGAGTGCGCGGACGTTCCCCGGCGGGGCGTCCGGTGGTGGACTCCGCAGAACCTACCGGCCTTCCGCCGTCGGCTGTCAACAGCCGTTCGACCTGCGACTATTTCGCCAATGCGCTGGTCAGCGGGGAGGAGACGCAGGTCGTGCGACGGCGGGCGGACGGGTGATCTTCCCAGCGCCGCCCCTGGAGATCACTCGCTCGGCCCCACGAACACGGTCCGGCCGCCCACCACCGTGCGCAGGCACACCGGGAGGTCGGCGCCGGGGGTCAGATCGGGCAGTCCGGGGGTGCCGGAACGGGGGTCGGTGGACCAGCGGGCAACCCGGTCGTCGGGGGCCTGGACGACCAGTTCGTCCGTACGCCAGAGCGCGTAGTCGGCGGGTGCGCCCGGCACCAGGACGCCCGCGTCGTCGCGGCCGACCGCCCGCCAGCCGCCGCGCGTGTGGGCCGTGAACGCAGCGCGTACGGAGACCCGATGCTCGGGAGTGCGGTGGAAGGCGGCGGCGCGGACCGTGCCCCACGGGTCGAGGGGGGTGACCGGGCTGTCGGAGCCGAAGGCGAGCGGGACGCCGACGCGCAGCAGGGCCGCGAAGGGGTTCAGGGTGCGGGCCCGCCCGGCGCCCAGACGCTGGGCGTACATGCCCTCCGCACCGCCCCACAGGGCGTCGAAGGCGGGCTGGACGGAGGCGGTGAGGCCGAGCTCGGCGAAGGCGGCGATCGTCTCGGGCGTGAGCATCTCGGCGTGCTCCACGCGGTGGCGGGCGGCGCGGATCCGGGCCAGGCCGACCTTCTCCGCGGCGGCGCGCACGCCCTCCACGACGGCGGTCACGGCGGCGTCTCCGATGGCGTGGAAGCCCGCCTGGAGACCGGCCTCGGTGCACGCCGTCACGTGCGCGGCGACCTCGGCGGCGCCCAGGTAGGCGGTGCCGGTGTGGTCGGCGTCGGTGTACGGGGCGTGCAGGCAGGCGGTGTGCGAGCCGAGGGCGCCGTCGACGAACAGGTCACCGGCGGCGCCGAGCGCGCCCAGCTGCCGTGCCTTGTCGACATCCTGCTCGGCCCAGTAGCCGACGACCCGCGGGCCGCTCTCCGCGGCGGCGAGCCGCAGCAGCTCCGTGAAGTCGTCCTCGGAGGAGATCTCCGGTCCCGCGCACTCGTGGACGGAGCCGATGCCCAGGGAGGCGGCGTGCGCGAGGGCGGTCCGCTGGGCCTCCGTGCGCTGTGCGGGCGTCACGGCTGCGAACGCGGCGGCGCGGACGGCGTGGTGGACGTCGGCGGTGAGCGGGCTGTCGGGCGCGTCGAGGCAGCGGGTGAGTTCCAGCAGGGCCGTGCTGACGACCGCCGAGTGGACGTCGATACGGGACAGGTAGAGGGGACGGCCGCCGCCGGCCGCGTCGAGTTCGGCGCGCGTCGGGGGGCGACCGCCGGGCCAGCGGGAGGCGTCCCAGCCGTGCCCGAGCAGCACCTTGTCCTGCGGTCGGGCCGCCGCGAAGTCCCGTACGCGGGCGAGGGCGGCCTCCAGGGAGGGTGCGGCGGACAGATCGAGGCCGGTCAGCGCGAGGCCGGTGGACGTGGTGTGCACATGGGCGTCGGTGAACGCCGGGGTGACGAGGGCGCCGTCCAGGTCGACCACCTCGTCGACGCCGTCCGCGAAGGCGTCGGCGGCGCCCTCCGAGCCGACCCAGGCGACCTGGCCGCGCTCGACGACCATCGCGGTCGCGAACGGGTCGGCGGGGCTGTGGACCTCTCCACGGCGGAGCAGGACGGTCTTCGGCTCGGGGGCGCGCTCACTCATGGGGAACAGTCTCGCGCCTGGCCCCGGCCGCCCGGCACGGGGGACCCCTCAGATCCGCGGGGGCCGGGCCTCGTACGGCGTGGACAGGACGACCGTCGTCCGTGTCGACACCCCCGCGAGCGCGCGGAGCCGCCCGAGCAGCTCCTCCAGCTCGTGCGGGGTGGCCACGCGCACCTTGAGGATGTAGTTCTCGTCACCGGCCACGCTGTGGCAGGCCTCGATCTCGGGTACGCCGGCCAGCCGGTCCGCGATGTCGTCGGGGGCGCTGGGGTCGAACGGTTTCACCGAGATGAAGGCGGTCAGGGGCAGCCCGACGGCCTCGGAGTCGACGACGGCCGCGTACCCACGGATGACGCCGCGCTGTTCCAGCCGGCGCACCCGTTGATGCACGGCCGACGTGGACAGGCCCGTCGCCTTGCCCAGATCGGTGTAACTCATCCGCCCGTCCTTGACGAGCAGCTGCACGATTTGTCGGTCCAGCTCCTCCATGACACAAGAACTTACAGTGCGGGTGATCTCCGCGTATACCTATGCAGCCCAGGCCATACCCGGTTCGTGACGTGGCCCCTACGGGCACCTGCACGCGGCATGTGACGAATGCCACAGCGCTCGTCAAGCCTTCGTGATGTCCTCGTGATTACCGCCGAGACGGGGTGGGAAGTGCTTGCTGTGGTCGAGGCCGCAGTGCCTTCACGGCCCAGCCCGAGGGGGAGAATCCCATGCAGAGTCTTAAGCGCCCTGGTCGCACCGCGCCCAAGCGGCTCCAGTCGGTCGTCGAGCCCGAGCCGGAGGGCGTCGAACCCGCCGACCTGGACTACTCCGACGGTTTCGACGCCGCCGAGGCCGACGGCTTCGACGCGTACGACACCTTCGAGATGTACCGGGTGATCTGCCCGGACTGCGCGCAGCCCATCGCGCTGCTTGCGGACGAGGAGATCCTGCCGGAGCACGCGCTGTGCGCCTCGCCGTGGAACCCGTTCGGGCTCACGGTCTGCGCCGGTACGGGGCGCGCGGCGTCCGACGCCCGGTCCGCCGACGAGTCCGTGGAGCCCCAGGAGCAGGACACCGCGCTCCTGCTGACACTCCCTCAGGGGCTGGACTGGCGTACACAGCCCTTCTCGCACGTCGGTGGCCCGGCCTCGCGCCCGATGCGCGTGCCGGTCATGCGCCGCGCCGCCGCCTGAGCGCCACTTCCGCGCTCACCCCACCGGCTCAACTCCAGTAGCCGCCCTGCACCATGGCACGCAGGCTGTCGTGGTGCAGGATCAGGGTGTCCGGATCGGCCGGGACGGCGACCTCGCCGAAGTGCGCCTGCCGGTAGGCGACGCGCAGCATCACGATCGCCTGCCGCAGTGCGGCGTACAGCGTGTAGAAGTCCATGTCGCGCGGGATGTGCCCGGTGAGCCGCGCGTAGCGTTCCTCGACGCGTTCACGGCGCAGGAAGTCGGGCAGTCCGCGCCCGCCGGAGGCGACCGTGAGGTCGTGGAAGAAGCGGTGCAGGTAGAGCGTCCAGCCGAGGTCCACCTCGCGCGGGGCGACGGCCGCCATCTCCCAGTCGAGGACGGCCACGGGCTCGAAGCCGTCGTAGATCACGTTTCCGATGCGGGCGTCGCCCCAGTTGAGCACCGGTGCGCCGGGATCGCGCGGCCAGAGGTGCGCGAGCCGGTCGAACGCCTCCTCGATGAGCGGTGAGCGGGGCAGCCCGTCGACGACCCAGTGGTAGTAGGCGCGTTGGGCCGTAACATGGCGGTGGAGCGCGTCGCCATCACCGGGGAGGGTGAGGAACTGGGCTTTTTCCAGCGGCACTTGGTCGTGCAGCCGGGCCAACAGGCCGATCGTCGCCGCCTCCAGGCGTTCGCGCTGCCCGTCGCTCGCCGCGTGCAGCCAGTTGCCCTCGTAGGTGTACGGCATGACGTCGGGCGGTACACGCCCCTCGACGCGCTCCATGACGAAGAACGGCGCGCCGAGCGGTCCGGGGTCCTCCTCCAGCCAGAGCACGCGCGGTACGGGCACGTCCGTGTGCTGGGCGACCAGACGCATCGTGCGGTACTGGCGGACCATGTCGTACACCGGGAACACCGTGTACGCCGACGGGTCGGCCGCGAGCCTCAACGCGCAGGCGCGGAAGGGCGGTTGAAGGCGCGTCGGGTGCTCGATGTCGAAGAGCAGGGTCTCGCTGGACATCCCGTTGGCGACGGGGACGGTGACGGCGGTGGCCCGGGCTCCGGGCAGACGGGTGGCGAGCCAGACCGTGAGCCGGTGGGCGATCTCCTCCGGGTCGCGGGTGCTGGTGCGGGGGCGGGATGCCATGGCCATGTGCCCTCCAACTCGCCTGATCGGTCTCTCACTCGCGTACCGGTCCGCTACGGCGCGACCGAGTCGAAACCCGTGAAGCCGCTCGGGTCGTGCCGTCCGAACGAACCGTGCTCGAAGATCCCGTGGCCGGTCCGGCCGTCGAGGCGGAAACGCGCGGCGTGGTCGGTCACCCCGTACCCGGCCAGGGGGTGCGGGCTCGACAGGTCGTAGGTGCGGCGGTCGGTCCACCCCGGGCCGCGCCAGGTGCCGTGCTGCCAGTCGTCGGCCGGCGGGTAGCCGGCGCCGATCGCGAGCGGGGAGGAGGTGAGGATCTCCGCCTCCAGTTCCAGCGGCTTGCGGACGTCTCCGAGGTGGACGACGGCGTGCTCCGGGTGGCGGGTGCCCGGCCGGTAGGCGATCTCCGCCTGGGGCCAGCCGAGTTGGCGGTCACGACGGCCGGGGCGGACGAGCGTGGCGTCGTTCAGGGAGCGGTAGCCGTCCGCGTCCTCCTGGATGACGACCATCAGGAAGCGGTCGTCGAAGCGGACCGGGCACCAGATCCAGTGGAAGCCCTCCGTCGGGTGGTCCTGGGCGAGCCGCCCGCCCTCCTCGCCGGGCACAGGCCGTACGCCCCAGCTGCGGTCGCGGGTGCCGGTCCACGCGCCGGCCGTCAGCCGTGTCTCCTCGCCGCCCGCGCGCAGCCACCCCACGCACCGGCCGGCCTGCACGAAGCGCTTCCCCTCCAGCGTGAGCCGTCCGCCGCGCCGCTGCTGGTGGTGCGGCTCCCACAGGGCCGGGAAGTCCGCCGACCAGTGGATCTCGTACGACAGCCCTTCGGGGTCGTCCGGGTCCGCCGCGCAGCTCAGCACGAAGTCGCGCAGCGGGCGCTCGACCCGGATACGCAGCGGGCCGACCTCCAGCCGCATACGGTCCTCGCCGAGGGCGTCGGAGGCACGGACGGCGTGCAGACGATCGCCGAGGCGCAGGGTGGCGTAGGCGTCGATCACGCCGAGGTTGGGGTAGACCCCGAGCCCGGCGACGATCAGGGCGCGGCCCCGGTGGTCGAGGACGTGGAAGATGCAGCGATCGTAGGCGTTGCGGTCCCCGGTCGCGACGTGCTTCATCGACAGGGGCACCTGGTGGACGGGGTACTCGTCGAGCGGCACGGGGCGGTCGTCGCCCATGAGCGCACCTCCCTGAGGGCAAGGGATTTGACGGTACGTCAGACATCGTCCGCCGAACAGTGGCGTACCGGCCCGGAACCGGGGTGGCACATCCCGAACTGACGCTCGACCACACCTGCCGGTGACCTGTCGCCATACCTCCGCGTTGCCCCGGTATGACCCCCACTTTTTCGGCTGCGCCCGGGCGTCACCGCCAGCTCTTCGTCCCCGCGCCCCCGCAACGCGTCCGCGCAAAATCGGTTCCGCCGACCCCGCAGGACCCGCCCATCTACCGCGAGCTGATGCGCACCTGGGCCGACGGGGGCCGCACCCTGCCGGGACGCCACGACCCGGAGTGGGTACGGCTGGCGGCCCCGCAGGTACGACCGGGGCAGTTCAGCGGGATTCCGGACCCAGTAGGTGACGGGCGATGACCATCCGCTGGATCTGGTTCGTGCCCTCGACGATCTGCAGGACCTTGGCCTCGCGCAGGTAGCGCTCCACGGGGAAGTCGGCGGTGCAGCCGTACCCGCCGAGGACCTGGACGGCGTCGGTGGTGATCTGCATGGCGGCGTCGGTGCAGTGGAGCTTGGCCATGGCCGCCTGCCGGGCGAACGGCCGGCCGGCGTCCCGCAGCCGCGCGGCCGCGAGGTACAGGGCCCGGCCCGCCTCGATCCGGGTCGCCATGTCGGCGAGCAGGAAGCGCAGCCCCTGGAAGTCGGCGATCGGCCGCCCGAACTGCCGTCGCTGCAGCGCGTGGGCGACGGCCTCGTCGAGGGCCGCCTGGGCCAGGCCGACCGCGCAGGCGGCGATGCCGAGCCGCCCGGAGTCCAGGGCGGCCAGGGCGATCGCGAAGCCCTGGCCCTCGTGGCCGATGCGGCGTGCGTCGGGGATCCGTACGCCGTCGAAGTGGACCTGGGCGGTGGGCGAGCCCTTGAGCCCCATCTTCCGCTCCGGGGGCGCGGCGCTCAGGCCCTCGGCGTCGCCCGGCACCAGGAACGCCGTGATCCCCCGGGCGCCCTCGCCGCCGGTGCGGACCATGACGGTGTAGAAGTCGGCGATCCCGCCGTGCGTGGTCCAGGCCTTGGTGCCGGTGATCACCCAGTCGCCACCCTCCCGCACGGCCCTGGTCCGCAGCGAGGCCGCGTCCGAGCCGGAGGACGGCTCGGACAGGCAGTACGCGCCGAGCAGCCCGCCGCCAAGCATGGCGGGCAGGTGCGCGGCCCGCTGCTCCCGCGTGCCGTGGGCGGCGAGGGCGTAGGAGGCCAGGGTGTGCACGCTGACGCCGAGCCCGACGGTGAGGCGGGCCGCGGCGAGCTCTTCGAGGACCTGGAGGTAGACCTCGTAGGGCTGGTCGCCGCCGCCGTACGCGGAGTCGTACGGCAGACCGAGCAGCCCCGATGCGGACAGAAGGGTGAACAGCCCACGCGGGAAGCGGCCGGCCTCCTCTTCCTCGGCTGCGGACGGTGCGATCTCGCGTCGGGCGATGTCCCGGACGAGAACCATGAGGTCCCGGGCCTCCGCCGTGGGCAGGGGGCGGTCCACCGGTTTCGGCGCGCGGTCGGACATGGTGGCTTCCTCCTCCCTGACTGACCGGCGGCTTCGCGCTGTGAGTATGCGCGCGGGACGCCGTCGCCGCACTGGGGGCGGGGAAGCGGATTGGTCCAAACCATTGACCGAACTGGTCTAGTCCTCTTACCGTTTCGGACCAACGCTTCCCCGCGTTCATGCCAATCGGCTTGCGTTCCCCTCCCTGTCCCCTGCGAGGAGACACCCGATGCACACCCCGTTCCACCCCCGTGCCCGGTTCCGGACGCTCCTGTCCGCCGCCTGTTGCGCCGCGCTCGGCGCCGCCCTGCTCGCCGGTGCGGGCACCGCCACCGCCGACGAGCCCGGCCCCACCGAGGCCCACGCGACCGGCACGGCCGGCACAAAGGTCGTGGGCTATTTCACCGACTGGGGCATCTACGGCCGCCAGTACTACGTCAAGAACATCGAGACGTCCGGCTCCGCGGACCGGCTCACCCACATCAACTACGCCTTCGGCAACGTCACCGGCGGCAAGTGCGCGCTCGGCGACTCCTGGGCGGACACCGACAGGCCGTTCACCGCCGAGGAGTCCGTGGACGGCGTCGCCGACACCGCGGACCAGCCGCTCGACGGCAACTTCAACCAGCTGCGCAAGCTGAAGAAGCTCCACCCGAACCTCAAGGTCATCTGGTCGTTCGGCGGCTGGAGCTGGTCAGGCGGCTTCGGCGAGGCGGCCCAGGACCCGGCGGCCTTCGCCCAGTCCTGCTACGACCTGGTCGAGAACTCCCAGTGGGCGGACGTCTTCGACGGCATCGACATCGACTGGGAGTACCCGAACGCCTGCGGCCTCACCTGCGACACCAGCGGCCGCGAGGCGTTCCGGGACGTCATGGCGGCCCTGCGCGCCAAGTTCGGCAAGCGGGAGCTGATCACGGCGGCGATCACGGCGGACGCCACCAGCGGCGGCAAGATCGAGGCGGCGGACTACGCGGGCGCGGCACAGTACGTCGACTGGTACAACCCGATGACGTACGACTACTTCGGCACCTGGGACGCCACCGGTCCCACAGCACCGCACTCGCCGCTGACCTCGTACCCCGGCATCCCCAAGAAGGGGTACGACACCGCCACCACGATCGCCAAGCTCAAGAGCCTGGGCATCCCGTCGCACAAGCTGCTGCTCGGCATCGGCTTCTACGGGCGCGGCTGGACCGGGGTCACGCAGACGAAGCCGGGTGGCACCGCCACCGGGCCGGCGGCCGGGACGTACGAGGACGGCAGCGAGGACTACAAGGTGCTCAAGACCAAGTGCCCGGCGACGGGGACGGTGGGCGGCACGGCGTACGCCAAGTGCGGCAGCGACTGGTGGAGTTACGACACCCCGGCGACCATCGCGACCAAGATGAAGTACAAGAACCAGCAGGATCTTGGCGGGACGTTCTTCTGGGAGCTGAGCGGGGACACAGCCGACGGAGAGCTGATCAACGCGATCAAGTAGCCCGGCTCATGGGGCACCCGGGGCGGAGGACCACGAGCCTCCGCCCCCAGTGCGTCAGTCCTCGCGCTGGGCCGGCTTCGGTGCCGGGAAGGCCGGGTCGAGTGCCTCGATGGCGCGCATGGAGCCGCCCAGGGTCTTCACCAGCAGGTCGCCCATGACCTCGCGGGAGAGTCCGGGGCGGTCGATCCATTCGAGGGTGGCCCCCTCGACGCTGCACACCCAGGACAGCAGGCCCATACGCGGCAGCGGCGGGATGTCGCTGCGACCGTACGCGCCCTCGGCGATGGTCGCCACGATCGCCGCGCGCACCCCGTCCCGGATCGCGTGCACCTCGGTGTCGAAGCCGACGCCACCGCTGACGATCGTGCGGTAGGCGGCCTGGTTGTGCTCCGCGTAGCGCAGATAGCTGTCGATGGTGCGGTGCACCCGGTCCACCTGCGGCAGTTCGAGGCCGCTCGCCGCGAAGGTGACCAGGTCTGCGACGGAGTCCTGGATGATCGCCAGGTAGTAGCCGCGCTTGGACTGGAAGTAGTAGTAGATCAGCCCCTTGGCGACGTGCGCCTGCCGGGCGATGTCGTCCATCGAGAGCGCGTCGTAGGACGTGTCGGCGAACAACTTCCGCCCGATGGAGATGAGTTCGGCGCGACGCGCCAGTGAGCGCTCGGTGCCGCGTGCCCGGGGACGGGCAACTTCGCGCTGTTCACTGATATTCAATTTCGACCCTGGTCTCGGGCGGTCGGCGGGACATCCGCAGTATGTCAGGTCAACCGTGCGTCAGGTCACACCCGTCAGAGCAGTCCGAGTCGGGTGACCAGCATCGCGACGACTGCGACGAGGACCCAGCCCATGACGTGCTCGAGGAGCTTCGGGCCGTCGGTCTCGGGGCCGCCGGTGCGGGCGCGGGTGGCGGTGGCTGTCTGTGCGGTCATGGTGTCTCGCTGAGGTCGGACGTCTGGGTGGATTCCCCCACCGGTCCGTCCACCTTGCCACCCGCCGGGGCTTTTGCGGCCGAGACCTTGCTCACACGCGAACGCCCACCGCCGTAAGCGCCGCGCACTGGCGCGCCGTCGGACGCACCGGGAAGTAGAGGTAACAGACGCCTCCCGTGCCGGAGACGACCTTGCCGCTCGCGTTGTACCGCTTGGTCCTGAGCCAGATGTTCTCGAACTCCCGCCGCGGGTACACGCGCCGCACCGCCCCGTCGTCCGCCGAGAACGGGTCGTTGGCGATCACGTCGCCCTCGGCCGTGAAGCCGATCACGGCCATCAGATGCCCGGAGGTCCCGTACCCCGCTCCCGTGAGCTCCTC
Coding sequences within it:
- a CDS encoding phosphotransferase family protein, encoding MAMASRPRTSTRDPEEIAHRLTVWLATRLPGARATAVTVPVANGMSSETLLFDIEHPTRLQPPFRACALRLAADPSAYTVFPVYDMVRQYRTMRLVAQHTDVPVPRVLWLEEDPGPLGAPFFVMERVEGRVPPDVMPYTYEGNWLHAASDGQRERLEAATIGLLARLHDQVPLEKAQFLTLPGDGDALHRHVTAQRAYYHWVVDGLPRSPLIEEAFDRLAHLWPRDPGAPVLNWGDARIGNVIYDGFEPVAVLDWEMAAVAPREVDLGWTLYLHRFFHDLTVASGGRGLPDFLRRERVEERYARLTGHIPRDMDFYTLYAALRQAIVMLRVAYRQAHFGEVAVPADPDTLILHHDSLRAMVQGGYWS
- a CDS encoding TetR/AcrR family transcriptional regulator; this translates as MNISEQREVARPRARGTERSLARRAELISIGRKLFADTSYDALSMDDIARQAHVAKGLIYYYFQSKRGYYLAIIQDSVADLVTFAASGLELPQVDRVHRTIDSYLRYAEHNQAAYRTIVSGGVGFDTEVHAIRDGVRAAIVATIAEGAYGRSDIPPLPRMGLLSWVCSVEGATLEWIDRPGLSREVMGDLLVKTLGGSMRAIEALDPAFPAPKPAQRED
- a CDS encoding amidohydrolase, which produces MSERAPEPKTVLLRRGEVHSPADPFATAMVVERGQVAWVGSEGAADAFADGVDEVVDLDGALVTPAFTDAHVHTTSTGLALTGLDLSAAPSLEAALARVRDFAAARPQDKVLLGHGWDASRWPGGRPPTRAELDAAGGGRPLYLSRIDVHSAVVSTALLELTRCLDAPDSPLTADVHHAVRAAAFAAVTPAQRTEAQRTALAHAASLGIGSVHECAGPEISSEDDFTELLRLAAAESGPRVVGYWAEQDVDKARQLGALGAAGDLFVDGALGSHTACLHAPYTDADHTGTAYLGAAEVAAHVTACTEAGLQAGFHAIGDAAVTAVVEGVRAAAEKVGLARIRAARHRVEHAEMLTPETIAAFAELGLTASVQPAFDALWGGAEGMYAQRLGAGRARTLNPFAALLRVGVPLAFGSDSPVTPLDPWGTVRAAAFHRTPEHRVSVRAAFTAHTRGGWRAVGRDDAGVLVPGAPADYALWRTDELVVQAPDDRVARWSTDPRSGTPGLPDLTPGADLPVCLRTVVGGRTVFVGPSE
- a CDS encoding glycoside hydrolase family 18 protein, which translates into the protein MHTPFHPRARFRTLLSAACCAALGAALLAGAGTATADEPGPTEAHATGTAGTKVVGYFTDWGIYGRQYYVKNIETSGSADRLTHINYAFGNVTGGKCALGDSWADTDRPFTAEESVDGVADTADQPLDGNFNQLRKLKKLHPNLKVIWSFGGWSWSGGFGEAAQDPAAFAQSCYDLVENSQWADVFDGIDIDWEYPNACGLTCDTSGREAFRDVMAALRAKFGKRELITAAITADATSGGKIEAADYAGAAQYVDWYNPMTYDYFGTWDATGPTAPHSPLTSYPGIPKKGYDTATTIAKLKSLGIPSHKLLLGIGFYGRGWTGVTQTKPGGTATGPAAGTYEDGSEDYKVLKTKCPATGTVGGTAYAKCGSDWWSYDTPATIATKMKYKNQQDLGGTFFWELSGDTADGELINAIK
- a CDS encoding polyprenol monophosphomannose synthase, which codes for MNDGDGTLAAQDRGSRFGPLGTALVIIPTYNEAENIKSIVGRVRKAVPEAHVLVADDNSPDGTGKLADELAAGDDQVQVLHRKGKEGLGAAYLAGFRWGLENGYGVLIEMDADGSHQPEELPRLLTALKGADLVLGSRWVPGGRVVNWPRSREVISRGGSLYSRLALDLPLRDITGGYRAFRRETLEGLGLDEVASQGYCFQVDLARRAVKAGFHVVEVPITFVERELGDSKMSRDILVEALWRVTAWGVGERVGKITGRSADHPERPQAPAEPHGEAEPHDDAKPHDDAEPLKGVEPKKDAEPHSGG
- the fxsA gene encoding FxsA family membrane protein codes for the protein MTTGAPIPTYPASASASASTRPRRSRLRTFLPLGLAAWLVLEIWLLSVVAGAAGGFTVFLLLLAGFLLGSVVIKRAGRRAFQNLNEALQRGTAPTRGGGNGLMMLGGLLLMIPGLASDALGLLLLLPPVQKAVGAYAERTVDRKLREAGSSPLGDAFQQARIHRPDGKVVQGEVIRDEQ
- a CDS encoding Lrp/AsnC family transcriptional regulator; amino-acid sequence: MEELDRQIVQLLVKDGRMSYTDLGKATGLSTSAVHQRVRRLEQRGVIRGYAAVVDSEAVGLPLTAFISVKPFDPSAPDDIADRLAGVPEIEACHSVAGDENYILKVRVATPHELEELLGRLRALAGVSTRTTVVLSTPYEARPPRI
- a CDS encoding SCO1431 family membrane protein, whose translation is MTAQTATATRARTGGPETDGPKLLEHVMGWVLVAVVAMLVTRLGLL
- a CDS encoding acyl-CoA dehydrogenase family protein, which translates into the protein MSDRAPKPVDRPLPTAEARDLMVLVRDIARREIAPSAAEEEEAGRFPRGLFTLLSASGLLGLPYDSAYGGGDQPYEVYLQVLEELAAARLTVGLGVSVHTLASYALAAHGTREQRAAHLPAMLGGGLLGAYCLSEPSSGSDAASLRTRAVREGGDWVITGTKAWTTHGGIADFYTVMVRTGGEGARGITAFLVPGDAEGLSAAPPERKMGLKGSPTAQVHFDGVRIPDARRIGHEGQGFAIALAALDSGRLGIAACAVGLAQAALDEAVAHALQRRQFGRPIADFQGLRFLLADMATRIEAGRALYLAAARLRDAGRPFARQAAMAKLHCTDAAMQITTDAVQVLGGYGCTADFPVERYLREAKVLQIVEGTNQIQRMVIARHLLGPESR